In the Acidobacteriota bacterium genome, one interval contains:
- a CDS encoding deoxyguanosinetriphosphate triphosphohydrolase, which produces MISRVDIEQRERQTLAPFAAFSAETRGRGFPQHDHPLRTVYQRDRDRIVHSTAFRRMEYKTQVFLAHEGDHFRTRLTHTIEVAQISRTLARNLRLNEDLTEAVALVHDVGHTPFGHSGEDVLDELLTDRDGFNHNRQSLRVVDILEQRYPEHPGLNLSYEVREGIVKHETTRAITHPDFDSGEWPTLEASLVDIADEVAYNAHDIDDGLRSGLIRLDDIRDLAIWGEQRDELFGHEEGTSGGENDQTRYRLVRWLVDRKARDVLDETQRRIDALGVVDMKTLRSAPSRVCAYSEAMAASVDGLKAFLRSRLYCHPQLMAKSERARQVVVTLFNSFKADPTLMPARFQEMLLTEQAETVIADYIAGMTDRYAERLYGDVN; this is translated from the coding sequence TTGATCAGCCGCGTTGACATCGAACAGCGTGAGCGGCAGACGCTGGCGCCCTTCGCGGCCTTTTCGGCCGAGACGAGGGGGCGTGGCTTTCCGCAGCACGATCATCCGCTCAGGACGGTGTACCAGCGAGATCGCGACCGCATCGTGCATTCGACCGCTTTCCGGCGCATGGAATACAAGACGCAGGTTTTTCTCGCCCACGAAGGCGATCATTTTCGGACGCGCCTGACCCATACGATTGAAGTGGCGCAGATCAGCCGAACGCTGGCCAGAAACCTGCGCCTCAACGAAGACCTCACCGAAGCGGTGGCTCTCGTGCACGACGTCGGGCACACCCCTTTCGGGCATTCCGGAGAAGATGTGCTTGACGAGTTGCTGACGGACCGTGACGGGTTCAACCATAATCGGCAGTCGCTTCGGGTCGTGGATATCCTGGAACAGCGCTATCCCGAACACCCGGGGCTGAACCTCTCCTACGAGGTGCGGGAGGGAATAGTCAAGCACGAGACCACCCGGGCGATCACCCATCCGGACTTTGACTCCGGCGAGTGGCCGACCCTGGAAGCCTCGCTGGTCGATATCGCCGACGAGGTTGCCTACAACGCCCACGACATTGATGATGGGCTGAGGTCGGGTCTGATACGGCTGGATGATATCCGTGATCTGGCCATCTGGGGAGAGCAACGGGACGAGTTGTTCGGTCACGAGGAAGGCACGTCCGGCGGTGAAAACGACCAGACACGCTACCGGCTCGTGCGCTGGCTGGTTGATCGCAAGGCCAGAGACGTGCTTGACGAGACGCAACGGCGGATTGACGCTCTCGGTGTCGTCGACATGAAGACCTTGCGATCGGCTCCGAGCAGAGTATGCGCCTATTCCGAGGCCATGGCGGCGTCGGTGGACGGACTCAAGGCCTTTCTACGGTCCCGCCTGTACTGTCATCCTCAGCTCATGGCGAAGTCCGAGCGCGCCAGGCAGGTGGTGGTAACGCTGTTCAACAGTTTCAAGGCGGACCCGACGCTGATGCCGGCCCGGTTCCAGGAGATGCTGCTCACGGAACAGGCCGAGACGGTTATCGCTGATTATATCGCGGGCATGACCGACCGCTACGCTGAGCGGTTGTATGGCGACGTCAACTGA
- the holA gene encoding DNA polymerase III subunit delta, with amino-acid sequence MTRERRSLTPKALSDAVSSGKFEPLYYFYGTEDYRIVEAEKFVAHQFLPERQIPTNYRRMDGRRTKCVDILAELSAYPMLGERQVIAVSDIQSYNASEIDRILKILDPPDPNRIVVFSSPSARTPRKNSAAKNRLASAAVTVEFTKMTARETAGMISRKLAGHGLEIEPDALTLLTELVGGNRGAVETETGKLVDYVGQGRTVTAEDIRAVSAGFQVYSIFTLADEIINGDRRRVLRQVQTLIADGSSPTGILFFVGQHFLSLYLVRNDKPLPPNVRFLAGKFRQQASRFDNRQLEYFLTEIAACDAMMRRQSMKPRMALEALVLKLMESAG; translated from the coding sequence ATGACTCGCGAAAGGCGATCTTTAACCCCTAAAGCTCTATCGGACGCTGTTTCCTCGGGAAAATTCGAGCCCCTGTACTACTTCTATGGTACGGAAGACTACCGGATTGTGGAGGCGGAGAAGTTTGTGGCCCATCAGTTTCTGCCGGAGCGCCAGATACCGACGAACTACCGGAGAATGGACGGACGGCGAACAAAGTGCGTCGATATTCTCGCGGAGCTGTCGGCGTATCCCATGCTCGGCGAGCGTCAGGTGATAGCGGTCTCCGATATCCAGAGTTACAACGCCTCCGAAATAGATCGTATCCTGAAGATTCTCGATCCGCCCGACCCGAACCGGATTGTCGTGTTCAGTTCGCCGTCAGCCAGGACGCCAAGGAAGAATTCAGCGGCCAAGAACAGGCTCGCCTCGGCGGCGGTGACGGTGGAATTCACCAAGATGACGGCGCGGGAGACGGCGGGCATGATCAGCCGAAAGCTGGCCGGGCACGGCCTGGAGATTGAGCCTGATGCTCTGACCTTGCTGACCGAACTCGTGGGTGGCAATCGCGGTGCGGTTGAGACCGAGACCGGCAAGCTCGTCGACTACGTGGGACAGGGCCGGACGGTGACGGCTGAGGATATTCGAGCGGTTTCGGCCGGGTTTCAAGTGTATTCGATTTTCACGCTGGCCGACGAGATTATCAACGGGGACAGACGGCGTGTGCTCAGACAGGTGCAGACTCTGATCGCGGACGGCAGTTCGCCCACGGGGATTCTTTTTTTCGTCGGTCAGCATTTTTTGTCCCTGTATCTTGTCAGGAACGACAAACCGCTGCCGCCGAATGTCCGCTTCCTGGCGGGGAAGTTCCGGCAGCAGGCGTCAAGGTTCGACAACCGTCAACTGGAATACTTCCTGACGGAGATTGCGGCCTGTGACGCCATGATGCGCCGCCAGAGCATGAAACCGCGAATGGCGCTGGAGGCGCTGGTTCTGAAGCTGATGGAGTCGGCCGGATAG
- a CDS encoding sigma-70 family RNA polymerase sigma factor has protein sequence MGVAEVDNAVSDRKLIEAVQNGDNKAFGPLIRRYQKRLFRFVYGLTGSFDQTEDLVQEAFVKAWGAIGTFRTEHDFYPWLATIARNLAINQIHREQKKESLDKLTGKGFDPRSAELGPLEKLLDKEGQKRFYRALKLMPVEYRSVFVLRHFEGMDYNEIASFLKIPPGTVDSRLYRARRYLMAALRDWL, from the coding sequence TTGGGAGTAGCTGAGGTAGATAACGCGGTCAGCGATCGCAAGCTGATCGAGGCCGTCCAGAACGGTGACAACAAGGCGTTTGGCCCCCTCATCCGGCGCTACCAGAAGCGGCTGTTTCGGTTCGTGTACGGACTGACCGGGTCATTCGACCAGACTGAGGACCTTGTTCAGGAGGCGTTTGTGAAAGCCTGGGGTGCCATCGGGACCTTTCGTACGGAGCACGATTTCTACCCGTGGCTGGCCACTATCGCGCGCAATCTTGCGATCAATCAAATCCACCGGGAGCAGAAGAAGGAGTCGCTGGACAAGCTGACCGGCAAAGGGTTTGATCCGCGCTCGGCGGAGTTGGGCCCGCTGGAGAAGCTGCTGGACAAGGAGGGACAGAAGCGGTTTTATCGGGCGCTGAAGTTGATGCCGGTGGAATACCGCTCGGTGTTCGTTTTGCGGCACTTCGAGGGTATGGATTACAACGAGATTGCCAGCTTCCTGAAGATTCCGCCCGGGACAGTGGATTCTCGACTGTACCGGGCGCGGAGGTACCTGATGGCCGCGCTGCGGGATTGGCTGTAG
- a CDS encoding zf-HC2 domain-containing protein, with protein MNHEYFEDRISAYLDHGLPPMEQAAVEEHLKACQKCQQLLARLKELDGLVDRHSQLGGNGYWEQSARKIEERIGIAATEVTDVQPAGRGRGPGWKWATAVASVAILAAIGLRQSDIVRDETMVPAVRAPQQPAAGEESVPEVKEAEVEEPSGAIQEEFIPTPAKPTELPDAADRREKPAASSGTRGRKEEPAPVSVQPPAETVYVQGGKKGEEDHLAGESLESRDYKSDVKKESEEEFFQPQAVVPELADLEPRGAGDLGVWRQRRDSLMALFRAPSQPDKSIVERAGLKSALVERTTMDRDSQARIEAGLLEACYRVAILSPDSSETARAAAILDSIAVDTTSPSRDLARRYLERLRKQ; from the coding sequence ATGAATCACGAGTATTTTGAGGATCGGATTTCAGCCTACCTGGACCACGGCCTGCCGCCGATGGAGCAGGCAGCAGTAGAAGAACATCTCAAGGCATGTCAGAAGTGCCAGCAATTGCTGGCCAGATTGAAAGAGTTGGACGGGCTGGTCGACCGGCACAGCCAGCTGGGCGGGAACGGATACTGGGAGCAGTCGGCTCGCAAGATCGAGGAGCGTATCGGCATTGCCGCTACCGAGGTGACAGATGTGCAGCCGGCCGGGCGCGGCCGGGGGCCAGGCTGGAAATGGGCGACAGCGGTGGCGTCGGTGGCCATTCTGGCGGCCATCGGTCTGCGCCAGTCGGACATTGTGAGGGACGAAACGATGGTGCCGGCTGTCCGGGCGCCGCAACAACCGGCGGCCGGGGAGGAATCGGTCCCGGAAGTGAAGGAAGCGGAGGTTGAGGAGCCCTCTGGTGCCATTCAGGAGGAATTCATACCGACGCCGGCAAAGCCGACCGAGTTGCCGGACGCGGCAGATCGCCGGGAGAAGCCGGCGGCAAGTTCGGGCACGCGTGGCAGAAAAGAGGAACCGGCGCCGGTCAGCGTGCAGCCGCCCGCTGAGACTGTGTATGTTCAGGGCGGAAAGAAGGGTGAGGAAGATCACCTTGCGGGTGAGTCACTTGAGTCCCGGGATTACAAGAGTGATGTCAAAAAAGAGTCCGAGGAGGAGTTTTTTCAGCCCCAGGCAGTTGTGCCGGAACTCGCGGATCTGGAGCCGCGCGGGGCCGGTGACCTTGGCGTCTGGCGGCAGAGGCGAGATTCCCTGATGGCCTTATTTCGGGCCCCTTCGCAGCCTGACAAGTCTATCGTTGAGCGTGCCGGGTTGAAATCGGCCCTTGTCGAGAGGACGACCATGGACCGCGATTCTCAGGCACGGATCGAGGCGGGACTGCTCGAGGCCTGTTACCGGGTGGCAATCCTGAGCCCGGACAGCAGTGAGACGGCCAGGGCGGCCGCAATACTGGACAGCATAGCCGTTGACACCACCTCGCCCAGCCGTGACCTGGCTCGCCGGTATCTCGAAAGGCTGAGAAAGCAGTAG
- a CDS encoding PspC domain-containing protein: protein MSKRLYRSTTQKVFAGVCGGFGDYFEVDPVLVRIIAVILFFAHGVGFLAYMVAWIVMPKRPVGEPVSGERHYSSWHKYLPGVILIAIGAALLLREFWYWFDFGEMWAVLLILAGLGLIFLRSSKRNEGTESQHVNGHNMNSHNGMGSV, encoded by the coding sequence GTGAGTAAAAGGCTTTACCGCTCGACAACTCAGAAGGTGTTCGCCGGGGTCTGCGGTGGTTTCGGCGATTACTTCGAGGTCGACCCGGTGCTTGTAAGGATCATCGCGGTTATCCTTTTCTTCGCACACGGTGTCGGATTTCTGGCCTATATGGTCGCCTGGATCGTGATGCCGAAGCGTCCGGTTGGGGAACCGGTATCTGGTGAACGGCACTATTCATCCTGGCATAAGTACCTTCCGGGGGTGATCCTGATCGCCATCGGTGCCGCCCTGCTCCTTCGTGAGTTCTGGTACTGGTTCGATTTTGGTGAGATGTGGGCTGTCCTGTTAATCCTTGCCGGACTGGGGCTCATTTTCCTCAGGAGCAGCAAGCGCAATGAAGGGACGGAAAGTCAGCACGTAAACGGCCACAATATGAACAGTCATAACGGGATGGGATCGGTATGA
- a CDS encoding DUF5668 domain-containing protein: MTPARFRWGMLLILIGTLVLLRNFDVLEYNFWWDFIIYFPLFLIAVGIEKIFTGSRMEFISYLTTVALVGGAAFVALEGAESSEASFFSQTTYTQEADPSAESLRAVLHLGSGDLTIRDAGDNMVYGRFREFTRKPKISYSLKGDQAEVVFDSRSGRFFSGLVQVESDDPDDWYLSFSDHVPLSLECSGDHSDIHMNLSTTPLRDLRLEADDAEIYLKIGDLLPFVSVTVKGDESKLRLRVPRDVGLRVSGAEHRNLLKRIGLKEDSGFFVNDGFDTLKRKIEIDLGDRFRSLSLDFY, translated from the coding sequence ATGACACCGGCACGCTTTCGATGGGGCATGCTGCTGATTCTTATCGGCACGCTTGTTTTGTTGCGCAATTTTGACGTTCTCGAATACAACTTCTGGTGGGATTTCATAATATACTTCCCGCTTTTCCTCATAGCGGTCGGCATTGAGAAGATCTTTACCGGCTCCCGGATGGAGTTCATTTCATATCTCACCACGGTAGCCCTGGTTGGCGGAGCAGCCTTCGTGGCGTTGGAGGGAGCCGAAAGCAGCGAAGCCAGTTTCTTCTCGCAGACAACATACACTCAGGAGGCCGATCCGTCGGCCGAGAGCCTTCGGGCCGTGCTGCACCTCGGCAGTGGGGACCTGACGATTCGTGATGCCGGAGATAACATGGTCTACGGTCGATTTCGGGAGTTCACGCGCAAGCCCAAGATCAGCTATTCGCTTAAAGGTGATCAGGCGGAGGTCGTGTTCGACAGCCGGTCGGGACGGTTCTTCAGCGGCCTTGTACAGGTGGAATCGGATGACCCCGACGACTGGTACTTGTCATTTTCCGATCACGTGCCGCTGTCGCTGGAGTGTTCCGGCGACCATTCGGATATACACATGAACCTGTCAACGACACCGCTGCGCGATTTGCGTCTCGAGGCCGACGATGCCGAAATATACCTCAAGATCGGCGACCTGCTGCCGTTCGTGAGCGTCACGGTCAAGGGTGACGAATCGAAGCTGCGGTTGCGGGTGCCGCGAGACGTTGGGCTTCGGGTCTCCGGGGCTGAGCACCGGAATCTCCTGAAACGAATTGGTCTGAAAGAAGACAGCGGATTTTTTGTCAACGACGGCTTCGATACGTTGAAGCGGAAGATAGAAATTGATCTGGGCGATCGGTTTCGGTCGCTATCTCTGGATTTCTACTGA
- the cmk gene encoding (d)CMP kinase, which translates to MPPKFGHMAASRYNLTKFKGKIIAIDGPAGSGKSTTARLVAARLGYRYLDTGAMYRALTWFALKHGVFPSDATRLTALAQKLAIEFETHEDVNRVLVNGEDVTTRIRSAEVTRHVSEVSAHRGVREAMVVKQRELGRDGSIVAEGRDTTTVVFPDAHLKVYLDASIRERAQRRLIDLAGMGVAATIEEQIADIERRDAYDSQRQHSPLTRARDAHIVDTSNQTIDQQVEQVLVLFKAVLK; encoded by the coding sequence ATGCCGCCTAAATTCGGTCACATGGCTGCGTCACGGTACAACCTTACGAAATTCAAGGGCAAGATCATCGCCATCGACGGCCCGGCTGGATCGGGCAAGTCCACCACGGCCAGGCTGGTCGCGGCCCGGCTCGGCTACCGGTATCTGGACACGGGAGCCATGTACCGGGCCCTGACGTGGTTTGCGTTAAAACACGGTGTCTTTCCGTCTGATGCCACCCGGCTGACCGCGCTGGCGCAGAAGCTCGCCATTGAATTCGAAACCCACGAGGACGTGAACAGGGTCCTGGTCAATGGCGAAGACGTCACGACCCGGATACGCAGCGCCGAGGTGACCCGGCACGTCTCGGAAGTGTCGGCCCACCGGGGGGTGCGCGAGGCAATGGTAGTCAAGCAGCGGGAGCTGGGCAGGGACGGTTCGATAGTGGCTGAGGGCCGTGACACCACGACGGTGGTCTTTCCGGACGCGCACCTGAAAGTTTACCTGGATGCCTCTATCCGCGAGCGAGCGCAGCGACGCCTGATAGATCTTGCAGGAATGGGTGTGGCGGCGACTATCGAGGAGCAGATTGCCGATATCGAGCGGCGGGATGCCTACGATTCGCAGCGGCAGCACTCGCCGTTGACCAGGGCCAGGGACGCTCACATAGTAGACACCTCGAATCAGACGATCGATCAACAGGTTGAGCAGGTCCTCGTCCTGTTCAAGGCCGTACTGAAGTGA
- a CDS encoding lysophospholipid acyltransferase family protein, which yields MKVKILYAIGWCLSRLIMSVLFRVRITGTEHIPDRGAFILASNHISFYDPPFLGASVRRELYFFAKKELFDNALFGAVLRRVNALPARRGSVDRRALDTSIRVLGQGRGLVMFPEGTRSMTGDLLPPRAGVGLIAARVRCPIVVAHVQGSNRLLDCFLGRQRLSVTFGEPILPDDYGELPAGKQAYIKITGMVMERIRRLKDGVEHLK from the coding sequence GTGAAGGTCAAGATTCTTTATGCCATTGGCTGGTGCCTGTCGCGCTTGATTATGAGCGTGTTGTTCCGGGTCAGAATCACGGGCACCGAGCACATACCCGACCGAGGTGCTTTCATCCTGGCTTCGAACCACATCTCGTTTTATGACCCGCCGTTTCTGGGGGCGTCGGTAAGGCGGGAACTGTATTTCTTTGCCAAGAAAGAACTTTTTGACAACGCGTTGTTCGGCGCGGTGCTTCGACGCGTCAACGCTTTGCCGGCGCGTCGCGGGTCGGTTGACCGTCGGGCGCTCGATACCTCGATACGTGTCCTGGGCCAGGGGCGTGGTCTGGTCATGTTCCCTGAAGGCACGCGCTCGATGACCGGCGACCTGCTGCCGCCGAGAGCGGGGGTGGGGTTGATCGCGGCCCGGGTGCGCTGCCCCATTGTGGTGGCCCATGTTCAGGGTTCGAACCGGCTGTTGGACTGCTTTCTGGGGCGGCAGCGCCTGTCGGTGACGTTTGGCGAGCCCATCCTGCCCGACGACTACGGGGAACTTCCCGCCGGGAAACAAGCTTATATCAAGATTACCGGCATGGTCATGGAGCGGATACGGCGTCTGAAGGACGGGGTCGAGCATCTCAAGTAA
- the rpsA gene encoding 30S ribosomal protein S1 yields the protein MATAKRTKSTAGPARTSRRKATGSRKTVKVKTKITKGAVKAVEPEAIKPQESELQDMVMTVRRERVVQRARDRVVQVAQTPEVQPEIRAVKITDVSGVVYDKADYDAMVEMYDSTIKDIKEGEIVKGRVLGVSLDDVIVDVGFKSEGIIPISEFPLPVNIAVGDTIEVFLEQIENSHGQLILSKQKADFMRVWDRIRDVHDAGGTIDGRVSRRIKGGVVVDIMGVDAFLPGSQISLRQVPDFDALIAQTMTVKIIKLNKSRRNIVVSRRIVLEEERDRMRSHLLGEIEVGQIRQGTVKNITDFGVFIDMGGVDGLLHITDMSWGRIRHPSEMVSLGHKIDVKVLDFDEKTSRISLGLKQMTPYPWENIEEKFPIGRKVTGRVVSITDYGAFVELEKGIEGLIHISEMSWTQHIKHPSKIMNVNDQVDAIVLSVDKENEKISLGIKQMEPDPWLTIEHRYPINTVVTGKVRNLTAFGAFVELEEGIDGLVHISDMSWTRRVQHPSEVMKKGDTVEVRVIKIDHDNRRISLGFKQLTEDPWPELARKLAVGTESLGTIVKVLDRGVVVDLGDGVEGFVPASQLATQELTDPTGVFREAEEIPLQVIEFDRNQHKVVLSVVAYYKKRERAEFDNYLTKHSTQAGGSMADVMPEEMKAKAEAAPAQETSGEPASEHAPAERSAEEQQERGIEPSSAQPDDGPDQAAGSGEAPPEAAADDQSVEESKD from the coding sequence ATGGCTACAGCCAAAAGAACAAAGAGCACCGCCGGCCCTGCCAGGACATCCCGGCGGAAGGCGACCGGCAGTAGGAAGACCGTCAAGGTCAAGACCAAGATTACCAAGGGGGCAGTCAAGGCAGTGGAGCCTGAGGCCATCAAGCCGCAGGAGTCGGAACTGCAAGACATGGTAATGACGGTGCGTCGTGAGCGGGTAGTCCAGCGAGCTCGCGACCGCGTCGTGCAGGTGGCGCAAACGCCCGAGGTCCAGCCGGAGATACGGGCGGTCAAGATCACTGACGTTTCCGGCGTCGTTTACGACAAGGCTGACTACGACGCGATGGTTGAGATGTATGATTCGACCATCAAGGACATCAAGGAAGGCGAGATCGTAAAAGGCCGCGTGCTTGGCGTTTCGCTGGACGACGTCATCGTAGACGTCGGTTTCAAGTCCGAGGGGATTATCCCGATCAGCGAGTTTCCTCTGCCGGTCAACATCGCGGTCGGTGACACCATCGAGGTGTTCCTGGAGCAGATCGAGAATTCGCACGGCCAGCTTATTTTGTCCAAGCAGAAGGCCGACTTCATGCGCGTCTGGGACAGGATTCGCGACGTGCACGACGCCGGGGGGACGATTGACGGCCGGGTGTCGCGCCGGATAAAGGGAGGTGTGGTGGTCGACATCATGGGCGTTGACGCCTTTCTGCCGGGCTCGCAGATTTCACTTCGTCAGGTGCCGGATTTCGACGCCCTCATCGCGCAGACGATGACGGTTAAGATCATCAAGCTGAACAAAAGCCGCCGTAACATTGTCGTTTCGCGCCGCATCGTGCTCGAGGAGGAGCGCGATCGGATGCGGTCGCATCTGCTGGGCGAGATCGAGGTCGGCCAGATTCGTCAGGGGACGGTCAAGAATATCACCGACTTCGGCGTTTTCATCGATATGGGCGGGGTGGACGGGCTCTTGCACATCACCGATATGTCGTGGGGCCGGATCCGCCATCCCTCGGAAATGGTTTCGCTTGGCCACAAGATTGACGTCAAGGTTCTCGATTTCGATGAGAAAACGTCCCGTATTTCACTTGGCCTCAAGCAGATGACGCCGTACCCGTGGGAGAACATCGAAGAGAAATTCCCGATCGGCAGGAAAGTTACCGGCCGGGTCGTTTCGATAACCGACTACGGGGCGTTCGTGGAGCTGGAAAAAGGCATCGAGGGGCTGATTCACATCTCTGAGATGTCGTGGACTCAGCACATCAAGCACCCTTCCAAGATCATGAACGTTAACGATCAGGTTGACGCCATCGTGCTTTCCGTGGACAAGGAGAACGAGAAGATTTCTCTGGGAATCAAGCAGATGGAGCCCGATCCGTGGCTGACCATCGAGCACCGGTATCCGATTAACACGGTGGTCACGGGCAAGGTGCGCAACCTTACCGCGTTTGGCGCCTTCGTGGAGCTTGAGGAGGGGATCGACGGTCTGGTGCACATTTCGGACATGTCCTGGACGCGGCGCGTTCAGCACCCTTCCGAGGTGATGAAGAAGGGGGATACGGTGGAGGTCCGGGTCATCAAGATCGACCATGACAACCGTCGCATTTCACTCGGCTTCAAGCAACTGACCGAGGATCCGTGGCCGGAACTGGCAAGGAAACTGGCCGTGGGCACCGAATCGCTCGGCACCATCGTCAAAGTGCTCGACCGCGGAGTAGTGGTTGATCTGGGTGATGGCGTCGAGGGGTTTGTTCCGGCCAGCCAGCTGGCCACGCAGGAACTGACCGATCCCACGGGCGTCTTCAGGGAAGCCGAGGAGATCCCGCTGCAGGTAATCGAATTCGACCGCAATCAGCACAAGGTAGTCCTGTCGGTTGTGGCGTACTACAAGAAGCGAGAGCGAGCTGAGTTCGACAATTACCTCACCAAGCATTCGACTCAAGCCGGTGGTTCCATGGCTGACGTGATGCCCGAGGAGATGAAGGCGAAAGCCGAGGCGGCTCCTGCGCAGGAGACGTCCGGTGAGCCGGCCTCCGAGCACGCGCCGGCTGAACGGTCCGCCGAGGAGCAGCAGGAACGGGGAATCGAACCGTCTTCGGCTCAGCCGGATGACGGTCCCGATCAGGCTGCTGGCTCCGGTGAGGCTCCGCCCGAGGCGGCAGCGGACGATCAATCCGTGGAGGAATCCAAAGACTAA